One Solea senegalensis isolate Sse05_10M linkage group LG21, IFAPA_SoseM_1, whole genome shotgun sequence DNA segment encodes these proteins:
- the LOC122758345 gene encoding syntaxin-2-like: MTNLAEKRRNMEDFFTTVAEVKSLIEKISSQAEELERSHGVVLSAPNHDRRNKEKLEQLNSEIKRSADLVRAKLKSMQKNLSAEKNGKSSSVIQRIETNQHSHLTRWFAETMRGYHNAQLSFRDKCKAQIQRQLEIVGKVTTDEELEVMLHRDSLTVFISDINCDVQISSQALSEIESRHQDIVCLEWSIKELHEIFIDTAMLLESQGDLINNIEKNVSSAVDYVDMSKEETNKAVVYKKNPYKIASLPSFLKPFKRQTSFKTAMDQNPSNSNHN, translated from the exons ATGACGAACCTAGCAGAGAAAAGGCGCAATATGGAGGATTTTTTCACAACG GTGGCAGAGGTGAAAAGCCTCATTGAGAAGATCTCCAGCCAAGCAGAGGAGCTGGAGAGAAGTCACGGCGTCGTCCTCTCTGCTCCAAACCACGACAGGA gGAATAAAGAAAAGCTGGAGCAGCTGAACAGCGAGATCAAGAGGAGCGCTGACCTGGTCCGAGCCAAGTTAAAAT caATGCAGAAAAATTTGTCTGCGGAAAAGAACGGTAAAAGTTCCTCGGTAATCCAGCGAATAGAGACGAACCAG CACTCACACCTGACTCGCTGGTTTGCAGAAACCATGCGTGGCTACCACAACGCACAATTATCCTTCAGAGACAAATGCAAAGCTCAAATTCAGAGACAACTGGAGATTG TGGGAAAAGTGACAACAGATGAAGAGTTGGAGGTGATGCTACACCGTGACAGTCTTACCGTCTTCATATCTGAT aTCAACTGTGATGTTCAGATTTCGAGCCAAGCTCTGAGTGAGATTGAATCTCGTCATCAGGACATTGTTTGCTTGGAGTGGAGCATCAAAGAGTTGCATGAAATATTCATTGATACTGCCATGCTGTTAGAGAGTCAG GGGGATTTGATCAACAACATAGAAAAGAATGTGAGCAGTGCCGTGGACTATGTTGACATGTCCAAAGAAGAGACAAATAAAGCCGTGGTGTACAAGAAAAACCCATATAAGATCGCATCTCTTCCAAGCTTCTTAAAACCCTTCAAGAGGCAAACATCTTTTAAAACTGCTATGGACCAAAACCCCTCAAACTCCAATCATAATTGA
- the pgam2 gene encoding phosphoglycerate mutase 2, with the protein MTAVHRLVIVRHGESSWNQENRFCGWFDADLSEKGLGEATRGAQAIKEAGIKFDVCYTSVLKRAIKTLWTIMEGTDQMWLPVIRTWRLNERHYGGLTGLNKAETAEKHGEAQVKIWRRSFDIPPPPMDKDHPYHKIISESRRYKGLKAGELPTCESLKDTIARALPFWNDVIAPEIKAGKNVIIAAHGNSLRGIVKHLEGMSDAAIMELNLPTGIPIVYELDANLKPVKPMSFLGDEETVKKAMEAVAAQGKVKK; encoded by the exons ATGACTGCCGTACATCGTTTGGTTATCGTCCGCCACGGCGAGAGCTCCTGGAACCAGGAGAACCGCTTCTGTGGCTGGTTTGATGCTGACCTCAGTGAGAAGGGCCTGGGGGAGGCCACCCGCGGGGCCCAGGCCATCAAGGAAGCCGGCATAAAGTTTGACGTGTGCTACACCTCAGTGCTGAAACGTGCCATCAAGACCCTGTGGACCATCATGGAGGGCACAGACCAGATGTGGCTGCCCGTGATCCGTACCTGGCGCCTGAACGAGCGCCACTACGGAGGCCTCACTGGCCTCAACAAGGCCGAGACAGCTGAGAAGCACGGTGAGGCGCAGGTGAAGATCTGGCGCCGCTCATTTGACATCCCACCTCCACCCATGGACAAGGACCACCCTTACCACAAAATCATCAGCGAG TCCCGACGCTACAAGGGCCTGAAAGCCGGTGAGCTGCCTACCTGCGAGTCACTGAAGGACACTATTGCCCGTGCCCTGCCTTTCTGGAACGACGTCATTGCCCCCGAAATCAAAGCTGGCAAGAACGTAATCATTGCTGCCCATGGCAACAGCCTCCGCGGCATCGTCAAGCACTTAGAGG GTATGTCTGATGCAGCCATCATGGAGCTGAACCTGCCCACAGGAATCCCAATTGTTTACGAGTTGGACGCAAACCTGAAGCCCGTGAAGCCCATGTCTTTCCTCGGCGACGAAGAAACCGTAAAGAAGGCCATGGAGGCCGTGGCTGCCCAGGGCAAAGTCAAGAAGTAA
- the nefla gene encoding neurofilament light polypeptide: MSSIGYDPYYPTSSYRRWYVESPPRVVVNRGRTHSVYSSHTSPLSSSRVQYSSPGRVLLSSSSPASSLELELSQAAQISSEFRSVRTQEHRQLQDLNDRFAVFIERVHELEQQNRALEAELLLLRQRHNEPSRLRGLYEQEARSLRAAMEEARADHQAVLGQKERLEQTLSALQGRYEEEVLAREEAEGRLMENRREADQAALGKAELEKSVETLLEELAFLKRIHEGEVAELQSQVQLGVQVAVESETATPDLSGALRDIRSQYERLAARNMQAAEEWFRGKMGSLTETVAQHCDAVRSSKDEAGEYRRQLQARLLEIDACRGLNESLEKQLHEMDEKQSAEISAMQDTITDLESELRGTKQEMARYLKEYQDLLNVKMALDIEIAAYRKLLEGEESRFSVGVSGGVSSMYSHSLSAPHFARPVYSSLSSGTSYLMTSRLLSSSTTEGLISASHAHQAEASPPAEEEEEEKEEKEEEEGGEEAVEKEEEEGEEEAADADEEAKAEEEGGDEEEQKEEVTEAAAEDEEEKDDTAEEETEGKEEAQEEEKSDDAKEEEEQVEAEEVKTGEEKEDKADAKEEDKAAPKTDDKADVKKEKAEDKASKPAAEEKK; this comes from the exons ATGAGTAGCATCGGGTATGACCCATACTATCCCACCTCGTCTTACAGGCGCTGGTACGTCGAGTCTCCCCCTCGTGTGGTGGTGAACAGAGGGAGGACCCACTCCGTATACTCGTCCCACACCTCCCCACTGTCCTCATCCCGTGTGCAGTACTCCTCCCCCGGCCGGgtgctgctctcctcctcctcaccagcCTCCTCTCTGGAGCTGGAGCTCAGCCAGGCAGCCCAGATCAGCTCCGAATTCCGCTCCGTTCGCACCCAAGAGCACAGGCAGCTGCAGGACCTCAACGACCGCTTTGCCGTCTTCATCGAGCGAGTGCATGAGCTGGAGCAGCAGAACCGGGCTCTGgaggcagagctgctgctgctgaggcagaGGCACAATGAGCCGTCCCGCCTGAGGGGACTCTATGAGCAAGAGGCCCGCTCCCTGAGGGCAGCTATGGAAGAGGCCAGGGCAGACCACCAAGCCGTCCTGGGCCAGAAAGAGCGACTGGAACAAACCCTGAGTGCCCTGCAGGGCCGGTACGAGGAGGAAGTGCTGGCTCGTGAAGAGGCCGAGGGCAGGCTGATGGAGAACCGCCGCGAGGCCGACCAGGCTGCGTTAGGAAAGGCTGAGCTGGAGAAGAGTGTTGAAActctgctggaggagctggCCTTCCTCAAGAGGATTCATGAAGGTGAGGTGGCCGAGCTTCAGTCCCAGGTGCAGCTGGGAGTCCAGGTGGCTGTAGAGTCTGAAACCGCCACTCCAGACCTCTCTGGAGCTCTCAGGGACATCCGGTCCCAGTACGAGAGGCTGGCAGCAAGGAACATGCAAGCAGCTGAGGAGTGGTTCAGAGGGAAGATGGGCTCGCTGACTGAAACTGTGGCCCAGCACTGTGACGCAGTCAGAAGCTCCAAGGATGAAGCGGGAGAGTACCGACGCCAGCTCCAGGCCCGTCTGCTGGAGATTGATGCGTGCAGAGGCCTCAATGAATCCCTGGAGAAACAGCTGCACGAGATGGACGAGAAGCAGAGCGCTGAGATCTCAGCCATGCAG GACACCATCACAGATTTGGAGAGCGAGCTGAGGGGCACCAAACAGGAAATGGCGCGCTACCTGAAGGAGTACCAGGACCTTCTGAATGTCAAGATGGCTCTGGACATTGAGATTGCTGCATACAG GAAGCTTCTGGAAGGGGAGGAGTCTCGCTTCAGTGTGGGCGTTTCTGGGGGCGTGTCCTCTATGTACAGCCACAGTCTGTCAGCGCCCCACTTTGCCCGGCCTGTCTACTCCAGCCTGAGCTCCGGCACCTCCTACCTGATGACATCACGTCTGCTCAGCTCCAGCACCACAGAGGGCCTCATCTCTGCCAGCCACGCCCACCAAGCAGAGGCCAGCCcacctgcagaggaggaggaagaggagaaggaagagaaggaagaggaggagggaggagaggaggcagtagagaaagaggaggaggagggtgaagaGGAGGCTGCAGATGCAGATGAAGAGGCTAAAGCTGAAGAAGAAG GTGGTGATGAAGAGGAGCAAAAGGAAGAGGTGACagaggctgctgctgaagatgaggaggagaaagatgacacagcagaggaagagacTGAAGGCAAAGAAGAAgcacaagaggaggaaaaatccGATGacgcaaaagaagaagaggagcaagTCGAGGCGGAAGAAGTAAAAACAGGTGAAGAAAAGGAGGATAAAGCTGATGCCAAGGAAGAAGACAAGGCCGCTCCAAAAACAGACGACAAAGCTGACGTCAAGAAGGAGAAAGCTGAAGACAAAGCCTCCAAACCTgctgcagaggagaagaagtAA
- the nefma gene encoding neurofilament, medium polypeptide a, whose protein sequence is MSYPVDTIGSPFRRVMDTRTSSSYGYSRTPSSGFRSQSWSRGSPGSTITASYKKSVNMPVSRAYGSTVLSSADSVDYSQTSIMNGDYKRSNEKEQLQGLNDRFAGYIEKVHYLEQQNKQIEAEIQALRQKQVSRSQLGDLYDQELQELRSVLEQIHHDKAQIQLDTDHIEEDIQRLRDRFDEEARIREETEAIIRVLKKDAGDSELVKSELDKKVQSLQDEIAFIRNNHEEEVSDLIAQIQASQVTVERKDLQKADITEALREIRCELEGHSNQNLQQVENWFMCRYSKLTEAADRNKDAIKSARDEISDYRRQLQSKTVELESVRGTRDSLERQLNDIEDRHNSDLASLQETIHQLDNELKSTKWEMARHLREYQDLLNVKMALDIEIAAYRKLLEGEETHFSTFPYRQTVTSTKISKPKLETPKLKVQHKFVEEIIEETRVEDEKADLDEALEEIAQELSATLGQAREEDEEEEEGKEGGDSEGAEGEEEEGDGGEGEEEEEEVIAASEAKVSASAPTKEEEEEEDDEGKGGDEEEEGEGGEEGEKEEEGEGQDEDEGEKGDDAEGGDEAEAEAEEGGEEEEVVEETVLCSKAPESKASPDKEKAEEKEASGGEEEAAEEAEAKEDEEEGGDQDEDAGSDKASKSGDEKEEKEDEKKVKDEKADGKPEKEVAKAEAPKTEAAKPEAKKEEASKPESPKSESPKPESPKAESPKPSSPKSESPKPSSPKSESPKPSSPKSESPRPSSPKAESPKPSSPKSESPRPSSPKAESPKPSSPKSESPRPSSPKAESPKSESPKEGSPKAGSPKPSSPKAESPKSESPKAESPKSESPKPESPKSKSPKAESPRAESPKAESPKTETKPESPEAAEEKSEKPSESTEDKKVEKKDVAMNGDMDKSSPEEEVKKDEGKEADVIANGVDESPVKDDGSQKVVITKTVETITTGEDGSKHVTKSITVTETVKEVEDVVQEQVVSTKKTEKHSTQSIKQVTEGN, encoded by the exons ATGAGTTACCCGGTGGACACGATAGGGAGCCCCTTCCGGAGAGTTATGGATACTAGGACGAGCAGCAGTTACGGCTACAGCCGCACTCCCTCCAGCGGCTTCCGCTCCCAGTCCTGGTCCAGGGGAAGCCCCGGCTCCACCATCACCGCATCCTACAAGAAGAGCGTGAACATGCCGGTGTCCCGGGCTTACGGCTCCACGGTGCTCAGCTCCGCCGACAGCGTTGATTACAGTCAAACCTCCATCATGAACGGAGACTACAAGCGTTCTAACGAGAAGGAGCAACTTCAGGGGCTCAACGACCGCTTCGCCGGTTACATAGAGAAGGTGCATTACCTGGAGCAGCAGAACAAGCAGATCGAAGCCGAGATCCAGGCGCTGCGGCAGAAGCAGGTGTCGCGCTCCCAGCTGGGAGACCTCTACGaccaggagctgcaggagctgcgcTCCGTGCTGGAGCAGATCCACCATGACAAGGCGCAGATTCAGCTCGACACCGACCACATCGAGGAGGACATCCAGCGGCTTAGGGACCGCTTTGACGAAGAGGCGCGCATCCGGGAGGAGACGGAGGCCATCATCCGTGTCCTGAAGAAGGACGCGGGTGACTCGGAGTTGGTGAAGTCCGAGTTAGACAAGAAAGTTCAGTCGCTGCAGGATGAGATCGCCTTCATCCGCAACAACCACGAGGAGGAGGTGAGCGACCTCATCGCCCAGATCCAGGCTTCACAGGTGACCGTGGAGAGGAAAGACCTGCAGAAGGCAGACATCACCGAGGCTCTGCGGGAGATCCGCTGCGAGCTGGAGGGTCACTCCAACCAGAACCTGCAGCAGGTGGAGAACTGGTTCATGTGCCGTTACTCCAAACTCACCGAGGCTGCGGACCGCAACAAGGACGCGATAAAGTCCGCCCGCGACGAGATCTCCGACTACCGCCGCCAGCTGCAGTCCAAGACCGTGGAGCTGGAGTCCGTGCGCGGGACCAGAGACTCACTGGAGAGGCAGCTGAACGACATCGAGGACCGTCACAACAGCGACCTGGCCAGTCTGCAG gAGACAATTCACCAGCTGGATAATGAGCTGAAGAGCACCAAGTGGGAGATGGCTCGCCACCTGCGCGAGTACCAGGACCTCCTGAATGTCAAGATGGCCTTGGACATTGAAATTGCTGCATACAG GAAACTCCTGGAGGGTGAGGAGACCCACTTCAGCACTTTCCCCTACCGCCAGACGGTCACCTCAACCAAGATCTCCAAGCCTAAATTGGAAACTCCCAAGCTGAAGGTGCAGCACAAGTTTGTGGAGGAGATCATCGAGGAGACGAGGGTGGAGGACGAAAAGGCCGACCTCGACGAGGCCCTGGAAGAGATCGCACAGGAGCTGTCTGCCACGCTTGGACAGGCcagagaagaagacgaggaggaggaagagggcaAAGAGGGTGGAGATAGCGAGGGAGCagagggtgaggaggaagagggagacggcggagaaggagaggaggaggaggaggaagttaTAGCCGCCAGTGAAGCAAAAGTAAGCGCTAGCGCACCCAccaaggaggaagaggaagaagaggatgacgAGGGTAAAGgaggtgatgaagaggaagagggagaaggcggcgaggagggagagaaggaagaggaaggtGAGGGACAGGATGAAGACGAGGGAGAAAAGGGAGATGATGCAGAGGGAGGTGATGaggcagaagcagaagcagaagagggaggagaggaggaggaggtagttGAGGAGACAGTTTTGTGCTCCAAAGCTCCAGAGTCTAAAGCCTCTCCTGACAAAGAGAAGGCTGAAGAAAAGGAGGccagtggaggagaggaggaggcagcagaggaagctgaggccaaggaggacgaggaggagggcGGTGATCAGGACGAAGATGCAGGCTCTGACAAGGCATCCAAGAGTGGAGAcgagaaagaggaaaaggaagatgAGAAAAAGGTGAAAGATGAGAAAGCAGATGGTAAGCCAGAAAAGGAGGTAGCCAAGGCCGAAGCTCCGAAAACAGAAGCTGCCAAGCCTGAGGCTAAGAAGGAAGAAGCATCCAAGCCTGAATCCCCCAAGTCTGAATCACCTAAACCAGAATCTCCTAAAGCTGAATCTCCCAAGCCTTCATCTCCTAAATCTGAATCTCCTAAACCATCATCTCCCAAATCTGAATCTCCTAAACCATCATCTCCCAAATCTGAATCTCCTAGGCCTTCATCTCCTAAAGCTGAATCTCCTAAACCATCATCTCCCAAATCTGAATCTCCTAGGCCTTCATCTCCTAAAGCTGAATCTCCTAAACCATCATCTCCCAAATCTGAATCTCCTAGGCCTTCATCTCCTAAAGCCGAATCTCCCAAGTCTGAGTCTCCTAAAGAAGGCTCACCAAAGGCTGGCTCTCCCAAACCTAGTTCCCCAAAAGCTGAATCCCCAAAGTCAGAATCTCCTAAAGCTGAATCCCCAAAGTCAGAATCTCCTAAACCTGAATCCCCAAAATCTAAATCTCCTAAAGCTGAATCCCCAAGAGCTGAATCTCCTAAAGCTGAATCCCCAAAGACAGAGACCAAGCCTGAGTCTCCCGAAGCTGCTGAAGAGAAATCTGAGAAACCGAGCGAGTCCACCGAAGACAAGAAGGTAGAAAAGAAGGACGTTGCCATGAACGGCGACATGGACAAGAGCAGCcctgaggaggaagtgaagaaggACGAGGGGAAAGAAGCCGACGTGATCGCCAACGGCGTGGACGAGAGCCCCGTGAAGGACGACGGCAGCCAGAAAGTGGTCATCACCAAGACTGTGGAGACCATCACCACCGGCGAGGACGGCTCCAAGCACGTCACCAAATCTATCACTGTGACCGAGACggtgaaggaggtggaggatgtGGTGCAGGAGCAGGTGGTCTCCACGAAGAAGACGGAGAAGCACTCCACCCAGTCCATCAAGCAGGTGACAGAGGGCAACTGA